One Beggiatoa leptomitoformis DNA segment encodes these proteins:
- the mnmA gene encoding tRNA 2-thiouridine(34) synthase MnmA, with protein MTAEKIMVGISGGVDSSVTALLLKQQGYEVSGLFMKNWEEDDTSTYCSAAEDLRDAKAVCERLDIPLHTVNFATEYWDNVFEHCLQEFQAGRTPNPDVLCNREVKFKVFLEHALRLGGQRIATGHYARQRCINGEYQLLKGLDPSKDQSYFLYLLGQTQLAQSLFPVGEIHKNRVREYAEQAGLVTHDKKDSTGICFIGERPFKSFLERYLPSQHGRMETPDGDYVGEHDGVMYYTIGQRQGLNIGGRANSSGEAWYVVAKDIPNNRLIVAQGHNHPLLFRQTLRAEQLHWISGHAPTTPYHCQAKTRYRQPDQACLITMIEKDTCEVDFDQPQRAITAGQSVVFYQGEMCLGGGIIVE; from the coding sequence ATGACCGCTGAAAAAATTATGGTTGGCATTTCGGGCGGGGTTGATTCCTCTGTAACCGCTCTCTTGCTCAAACAACAAGGCTACGAAGTCAGTGGCTTATTTATGAAAAATTGGGAAGAAGACGATACGTCAACTTATTGCAGTGCGGCAGAAGACTTACGCGATGCAAAAGCTGTCTGTGAACGCCTAGATATTCCCTTACACACCGTTAATTTTGCGACAGAATATTGGGACAATGTTTTTGAACACTGCTTACAAGAATTTCAAGCAGGACGCACACCAAATCCCGACGTATTATGTAATCGTGAAGTTAAGTTTAAAGTTTTCCTTGAACACGCGCTACGTTTAGGCGGACAACGCATTGCAACAGGACATTATGCGCGTCAACGCTGTATTAATGGAGAATATCAACTGCTTAAAGGGCTAGACCCCAGCAAAGACCAAAGCTATTTTTTATATTTGCTTGGACAAACCCAACTGGCACAAAGCCTATTTCCTGTGGGCGAAATTCACAAAAATCGTGTTCGTGAATATGCGGAACAAGCGGGTTTAGTGACGCATGACAAAAAAGACAGCACAGGTATTTGTTTTATCGGTGAACGTCCATTTAAAAGTTTTTTAGAACGTTACTTACCCTCACAACACGGACGCATGGAAACCCCTGACGGTGATTATGTTGGTGAGCATGATGGTGTGATGTACTACACCATCGGACAACGCCAAGGATTAAACATAGGTGGACGGGCTAACAGTTCGGGTGAAGCATGGTATGTTGTCGCAAAAGATATTCCTAACAACCGTTTAATTGTCGCCCAAGGGCATAATCACCCTTTATTATTTCGCCAAACGCTCCGCGCCGAACAACTCCACTGGATAAGCGGACACGCACCAACAACACCCTACCATTGCCAAGCTAAAACCCGCTACCGTCAACCCGACCAAGCCTGTCTTATCACCATGATAGAAAAAGACACTTGTGAAGTGGACTTTGACCAGCCACAACGTGCTATTACAGCAGGGCAATCTGTCGTGTTTTATCAAGGGGAGATGTGTTTAGGTGGGGGGATTATTGTTGAGTAA
- the ribF gene encoding bifunctional riboflavin kinase/FAD synthetase, with amino-acid sequence MELIRSLAQLRPRHRGCVATIGNFDGVHRGHQAVLQQLQQHAHALQLPATVIIFEPQPQEFFAPDRAPPRLTRLREKLLAFQRAGIERVLCLRFEKTAPLSAEDFIQHILIEGLAIKHLVVGDDFRFGKGRMGDFHHLQQAGERAGFSVESQHTFIIEGERVSSTRIRQALSQGDMLLASALLGHPYTLSGRVRHGFQRGRTIGFPTANIFLHRHASPVKGVFAVRVYGLDAQPINGVANLGTRPTVDGQDLLLEVHLFDFNRLIYGHYVEVEFVTKIREEQRFNSFEALKQQIQADATFARHYLEN; translated from the coding sequence ATGGAATTGATTCGCAGCCTTGCCCAACTTCGCCCCCGTCATCGCGGTTGTGTTGCAACTATTGGTAATTTTGACGGTGTACATCGTGGACACCAAGCCGTTTTACAACAGCTTCAACAACACGCCCACGCCTTACAGTTGCCCGCAACGGTTATCATTTTTGAGCCACAACCCCAAGAGTTTTTCGCGCCCGACCGCGCACCGCCGCGCCTCACACGCTTACGTGAAAAACTGCTTGCTTTCCAACGAGCAGGCATTGAACGAGTGCTATGCTTACGGTTTGAAAAAACAGCCCCCCTTTCTGCTGAAGACTTTATTCAACACATCCTGATAGAAGGCTTAGCAATCAAACACCTCGTCGTGGGTGATGACTTTCGTTTTGGCAAAGGTCGCATGGGCGATTTCCACCACTTACAACAAGCAGGAGAACGTGCGGGTTTTAGCGTAGAAAGCCAACACACGTTTATTATTGAAGGTGAAAGAGTCAGCAGTACCCGCATTCGTCAAGCACTGAGTCAAGGCGATATGTTACTGGCAAGTGCATTACTGGGTCATCCTTATACCCTTTCAGGGCGTGTACGACACGGCTTTCAACGCGGACGCACAATAGGCTTTCCGACAGCAAATATTTTTCTCCATCGCCACGCCTCCCCCGTTAAAGGCGTATTTGCTGTACGAGTCTATGGGCTTGATGCTCAACCTATTAATGGCGTAGCCAATTTAGGCACACGTCCAACTGTTGACGGACAAGACCTACTATTAGAAGTTCACTTATTTGATTTTAACCGTCTAATTTATGGGCATTATGTTGAAGTTGAATTCGTGACAAAAATTCGTGAAGAACAACGCTTCAACTCTTTTGAAGCCCTTAAACAACAAATTCAAGCTGATGCAACCTTTGCACGGCATTATTTAGAAAACTAA
- the murJ gene encoding murein biosynthesis integral membrane protein MurJ produces MVKGIILSKKLLKSTAMVGGLTLVSRLLGFVRDMVIAHAFGAGASTDAFLVAFKIPNFMRRLFAEGAFSQAFVPILSEYKTQREALAVKLLINHVAGTLGFVLFFVTLLGIIGAPALVALFAPGFWDETEKYALTVDMLRITFPYLFFIALTAFAGSVLNTFGRFAIPAFTPVLLNLCMIIATLCFTGLFAQPIMALAWGVLFAGIAQFLFQIPFLRKIDMLPHPQLAWHDEGVRRILGLMLPALFGVSVTQINLLVDTLMASFLVSGSVSWLYYADRLMEFPVGVFGLALATVMLPNLSKTIAKGDTQGYNAMLNWSMRWVFLIATPAMVGLIVLAQPMLTALFRYGEFSTHDVLMTSYSLMTYSVGLVGFVMIKVLASGFYARQDTRTPVRIGVISMLTNIVLNIIFILPLQHAGLALSTAIAALVNAYLLYRGLQQQGILQLQAETKIFLQRIILANLVMGLLLWLNIGNVAEWAVLPSYSRLLHLLGWITIGMVIYAATLLASGLRLHHFSLHSDDL; encoded by the coding sequence ATGGTAAAAGGAATTATCCTGAGTAAAAAACTTCTTAAGTCCACCGCGATGGTTGGCGGTTTAACCCTAGTTTCCCGTCTGCTTGGTTTTGTCCGTGACATGGTTATCGCCCATGCTTTTGGGGCGGGCGCGAGTACAGATGCGTTTCTGGTTGCTTTTAAAATCCCTAATTTTATGCGCCGTTTATTTGCTGAAGGTGCGTTTTCTCAAGCCTTTGTGCCAATATTAAGCGAGTATAAAACCCAGCGTGAAGCCTTAGCCGTTAAATTACTCATTAACCATGTTGCAGGTACATTAGGATTCGTTTTATTTTTTGTTACATTACTGGGTATTATTGGCGCGCCTGCCCTTGTTGCGCTTTTCGCGCCCGGATTTTGGGATGAAACGGAAAAATACGCACTCACCGTTGATATGTTGCGCATCACCTTTCCCTATTTATTTTTTATTGCCCTCACTGCTTTTGCAGGTAGCGTACTCAATACCTTTGGACGCTTTGCTATTCCTGCATTTACCCCCGTATTGCTTAATCTTTGCATGATTATCGCTACGCTATGCTTCACTGGGTTATTTGCACAACCCATCATGGCATTAGCATGGGGCGTTTTATTTGCAGGCATTGCCCAATTTTTATTTCAAATTCCGTTTTTACGCAAAATAGACATGCTACCCCATCCACAATTGGCTTGGCATGATGAAGGGGTGCGACGTATCCTTGGTTTAATGTTGCCCGCACTCTTTGGTGTCTCCGTAACACAAATCAATTTGCTGGTTGATACCCTAATGGCCTCGTTTTTAGTCTCGGGAAGCGTGTCATGGCTATATTATGCCGACCGTCTAATGGAATTTCCCGTTGGCGTTTTCGGTTTAGCATTAGCAACCGTTATGTTACCTAACCTCTCAAAAACCATTGCAAAAGGAGATACACAAGGTTACAACGCCATGTTAAATTGGTCTATGCGTTGGGTATTTTTAATAGCAACCCCTGCAATGGTTGGCTTAATTGTTCTCGCGCAACCCATGCTGACTGCCTTATTCCGTTATGGTGAATTTAGCACCCATGATGTGTTAATGACCAGTTACAGCCTCATGACTTACTCCGTTGGTTTAGTCGGTTTCGTCATGATAAAAGTATTAGCCTCAGGTTTTTACGCCCGCCAAGATACCCGCACTCCTGTGCGTATAGGCGTTATTTCTATGCTCACTAATATCGTACTGAATATAATATTTATCCTACCGTTACAACATGCAGGGCTTGCCCTATCCACCGCGATTGCTGCATTGGTCAATGCTTATTTGCTCTATCGTGGTTTGCAACAACAAGGCATTTTACAACTGCAAGCAGAAACCAAGATTTTTTTACAACGGATTATCTTGGCTAATCTGGTGATGGGTTTACTCCTTTGGTTAAATATAGGCAACGTCGCCGAATGGGCAGTATTACCCAGTTACAGTCGTTTACTCCATTTATTAGGTTGGATAACCATAGGCATGGTCATCTATGCCGCGACCTTACTTGCAAGCGGTTTACGCTTGCATCATTTTAGTTTGCACAGTGATGACCTATAA
- the erpA gene encoding iron-sulfur cluster insertion protein ErpA, with amino-acid sequence MQAVAEELSVSPLLFTDSAAVKVKQLIEEENNSDLKLRVFVQGGGCSGFQYGFTFDESVQDGDTVVENQGVQLLIDPMSFQYLAGAEIDYTEGLEGSQFVIRNPNATTSCGCGSSFSV; translated from the coding sequence ATGCAAGCTGTTGCCGAAGAATTAAGTGTTTCCCCTTTATTATTTACTGATAGTGCCGCAGTTAAAGTCAAACAATTGATTGAAGAAGAAAATAATAGCGACCTTAAATTGCGTGTATTTGTGCAAGGTGGGGGCTGTTCAGGTTTTCAATATGGATTCACGTTTGATGAAAGTGTTCAGGACGGTGATACTGTCGTAGAAAATCAAGGCGTGCAACTGTTAATAGACCCCATGAGTTTTCAATACTTAGCAGGTGCGGAAATTGACTATACCGAAGGTTTAGAAGGTTCACAATTTGTTATTCGCAATCCAAATGCGACAACAAGCTGTGGTTGCGGTTCATCCTTTTCTGTATAA
- a CDS encoding 6-hydroxymethylpterin diphosphokinase MptE-like protein produces MSLRFIHELKRATAKKRMKMLMEMQEKNFTLLKKRNPELANAIKHIGTGEFRISITDDFLEVSHIPTKALCHPDEGLFKYITELGHWHHTGWIDKLKVLHEIPTGIEHGQRLMSFAEKLHTAFPAIYHRMATGSISLPRLADGRRFSGATVFLGTFMGLQILHYLQTTEIRDIVIVEPDVTRFSLSCFFVDYAEIEKRFGRLVLHVGPDMPENPQALLIDHAPVTSTVWLRLLPAYPSDEFTNLIQRFELHWRGLSEVFVPFDREVRNLCYGARNLQNGTPINYQSPVLSDNSRIVIVASGPSLDKEIPWLKENQDKLIIFAAHSAVRTLKRNGIRPDYQCSLDTELQPELLDKLELDPDIPFVSYYKANPDSLKRFKTVLLVNEAGKANPVRFTRPLTYTHPTTGNLMVATASFAKPKQLYLIGLDLGFHQAAERDHVKDYWAHQTTDDEKASETEIAKPSLTEKEGILPASANFTESEGKIYTQAYHNIARRAVEAQFSTLGSQMSIFNLSDGVKIENAEPCHSETLFLTDYPEKSADLALFQAAFTGEQEGVWTVYRTPGKQVVESLRNAISKAMTLKKFDWLSFAQALDHTWSFALGDCLRAEMGDLRVEAYSKLIQDLLVTWYRVIIFTETPRETEQVYKQGLEILMSVLGELEWQAELTTFEEAFNTPTSSKDSTIPSSL; encoded by the coding sequence ATGAGCTTAAGATTTATTCACGAATTAAAACGTGCAACCGCTAAAAAACGCATGAAAATGCTGATGGAAATGCAGGAGAAGAATTTTACACTGTTAAAAAAGCGTAATCCTGAACTTGCCAATGCGATTAAACATATAGGGACAGGCGAGTTTCGAATTAGCATTACAGATGATTTTCTTGAAGTTTCGCATATTCCTACTAAAGCACTTTGTCACCCTGATGAGGGTTTATTTAAATATATAACAGAGTTAGGACATTGGCATCACACAGGTTGGATAGACAAGCTCAAGGTACTACATGAAATCCCGACAGGTATTGAACACGGGCAACGGTTGATGAGTTTTGCGGAGAAATTACATACTGCCTTTCCTGCGATTTATCATCGTATGGCAACAGGTTCAATCAGTTTGCCACGTTTAGCTGATGGTCGTCGATTTTCGGGAGCTACCGTTTTTTTAGGGACTTTTATGGGCTTGCAGATTTTACATTATCTACAAACCACAGAAATTCGAGATATTGTTATTGTTGAACCTGATGTTACACGTTTTTCCCTGTCGTGTTTTTTTGTGGATTACGCGGAAATAGAAAAACGCTTTGGGCGGTTAGTGTTACATGTGGGTCCTGATATGCCTGAAAACCCGCAAGCTTTGTTAATCGACCACGCGCCTGTCACCTCAACGGTTTGGTTGCGCCTTTTGCCTGCTTATCCCTCTGATGAATTTACTAATCTAATTCAGCGATTTGAGTTACATTGGCGCGGGTTATCCGAAGTTTTTGTACCGTTTGACCGTGAAGTGCGTAACTTGTGTTATGGAGCACGAAACCTGCAAAATGGCACGCCAATCAATTATCAATCGCCTGTTTTATCAGATAATAGTCGCATTGTAATTGTTGCTAGCGGCCCTTCTTTGGATAAAGAAATCCCGTGGCTTAAAGAAAATCAAGATAAGCTCATCATCTTTGCAGCACATTCGGCGGTTCGCACATTAAAGCGGAATGGCATTCGTCCTGACTATCAATGCAGTTTAGATACTGAGTTGCAACCAGAATTATTAGATAAGTTAGAGTTAGACCCTGATATTCCTTTCGTTTCTTACTATAAAGCGAATCCTGATTCGTTAAAACGCTTCAAAACAGTTTTGTTGGTGAATGAAGCAGGTAAGGCTAACCCCGTTCGTTTTACACGACCTTTAACTTATACCCATCCCACGACAGGGAATTTAATGGTTGCAACCGCTTCTTTTGCAAAACCCAAACAACTTTATTTAATCGGATTAGATTTAGGGTTTCATCAAGCGGCTGAACGCGATCACGTTAAAGATTATTGGGCGCATCAAACCACAGATGATGAGAAAGCGAGTGAAACTGAAATCGCTAAACCAAGTCTTACCGAAAAAGAAGGTATTCTACCCGCTTCGGCTAACTTTACGGAAAGTGAAGGAAAAATCTACACACAAGCCTATCATAATATTGCTAGAAGAGCGGTAGAAGCACAGTTTAGTACCTTAGGCTCTCAAATGAGCATTTTTAATTTATCCGATGGGGTAAAAATTGAAAATGCTGAACCTTGTCATAGTGAAACGCTATTTCTCACCGACTATCCAGAAAAATCAGCCGATTTAGCTTTATTCCAAGCCGCGTTTACTGGCGAGCAAGAAGGGGTTTGGACAGTTTATCGCACACCGGGTAAGCAGGTAGTGGAATCTTTACGGAATGCAATTAGTAAAGCCATGACTTTGAAAAAATTTGACTGGCTTTCTTTTGCACAGGCTTTAGACCATACATGGTCATTTGCATTAGGTGACTGTCTGCGAGCGGAAATGGGGGATTTACGAGTAGAGGCTTATAGCAAACTTATTCAAGATTTATTAGTAACGTGGTACAGAGTTATCATTTTTACCGAAACCCCCAGAGAAACGGAACAGGTTTATAAACAAGGCTTAGAAATACTCATGTCTGTTTTGGGCGAGTTAGAATGGCAAGCAGAACTGACCACTTTTGAAGAAGCGTTTAATACACCTACATCATCAAAGGACAGCACAATTCCCTCATCTTTATGA
- a CDS encoding diguanylate cyclase domain-containing protein: MTNSPDVLLIIEDRLVDTLILTRFLGQAGFKVISAKSGEEGIEIATTMLPDLILLDVMMPGMNGFDVCDRLKNKNQTTEIPVIFMTALTDTLDKLRAFEAGAADYITKPLKHEEVLARINAHLKIRKLQRQLQIQNQKLQAEIAERKLAEARLEEANRELQRLANLDGLTQVANRRLFDRQIEQEWRRHLREQQTLSIILCDVDHFKNYNDNYGHLAGDSCLQLIAKGIQNALHRSTDIVARYGGEEFIVILPNTKTEGAIQVGEVIHQAIEILNIPYEHSPLKNYVTVSLGVASIIPNIALNPLDLVGTADKALYIAKAQGRDQVVYCDVVK; encoded by the coding sequence ATGACAAATTCACCTGACGTATTACTGATTATTGAAGACCGCTTGGTTGATACACTTATTCTCACCCGTTTTTTAGGGCAAGCGGGTTTTAAAGTCATATCGGCAAAATCAGGTGAAGAAGGGATTGAAATCGCTACAACAATGCTACCCGATTTAATACTCCTTGATGTCATGATGCCCGGAATGAATGGTTTTGATGTATGTGACCGCCTAAAAAACAAAAATCAGACAACAGAAATTCCTGTTATATTCATGACAGCACTAACAGATACCCTTGATAAATTAAGAGCTTTTGAAGCAGGTGCCGCCGACTACATTACAAAACCATTAAAACATGAAGAAGTATTAGCCCGAATCAATGCCCATTTAAAGATTCGTAAGTTACAACGTCAATTACAAATTCAAAATCAAAAGCTACAGGCAGAAATTGCAGAACGTAAATTAGCAGAAGCCCGATTAGAAGAAGCTAACCGTGAATTACAACGGCTCGCCAATTTAGACGGTTTAACACAAGTAGCCAATCGCAGGCTATTTGACCGCCAAATAGAACAAGAATGGCGACGACATTTGCGCGAACAACAAACCCTATCCATTATCTTGTGCGATGTTGACCACTTTAAAAATTACAACGATAACTATGGACATCTTGCCGGTGATAGCTGTTTACAATTGATTGCAAAAGGAATCCAAAACGCATTGCACCGCTCAACAGATATTGTGGCGCGATATGGTGGAGAAGAATTTATCGTTATTTTACCGAATACAAAAACTGAAGGTGCGATACAAGTAGGAGAAGTTATTCATCAAGCGATTGAAATATTAAATATTCCCTACGAACACTCTCCCCTAAAAAATTATGTTACCGTTAGTTTAGGCGTTGCCAGTATCATACCGAACATTGCTTTAAACCCACTGGATTTAGTCGGTACTGCTGACAAAGCACTCTACATTGCAAAAGCGCAAGGACGTGACCAAGTTGTTTATTGTGATGTCGTTAAATAA
- a CDS encoding GNAT family N-acetyltransferase: protein MLLTHLETHRLRLRPLTLEDVPTLMSFWENPVATRYLSVTEDKQQHCVTWVNRQLVRYENDALGLMALICKTTGAFIGQCGLVWQFVDNLDELEVGYHIQPSYWGQGYATEAAKACQEKAFAENIAPSIISIIHVDNIASQKVATRNGLQREKAISFKGFPVYLYRRQNRYLTTSQ, encoded by the coding sequence ATGTTACTGACACATTTAGAAACCCATCGTTTACGCTTACGTCCTCTAACGCTAGAGGATGTACCAACATTAATGTCGTTTTGGGAAAATCCTGTTGCTACCCGTTATTTATCCGTAACAGAGGATAAGCAACAGCATTGTGTAACGTGGGTTAATCGTCAGTTGGTACGGTATGAGAATGACGCGCTAGGCTTGATGGCGTTGATTTGTAAAACGACGGGGGCATTTATTGGACAATGTGGGCTAGTGTGGCAATTTGTTGATAATCTGGATGAATTAGAAGTGGGTTATCATATTCAGCCGTCATATTGGGGGCAGGGTTATGCAACGGAAGCAGCAAAAGCCTGTCAGGAAAAAGCCTTTGCAGAAAATATCGCACCGTCCATTATTTCTATTATTCATGTGGATAATATCGCTTCACAAAAAGTGGCAACTCGTAACGGGTTACAACGGGAAAAAGCAATTTCGTTTAAAGGTTTTCCTGTTTATTTATATCGCAGACAGAATCGTTATTTAACGACATCACAATAA
- the guaA gene encoding glutamine-hydrolyzing GMP synthase, with the protein MQNIHAHRILILDFGSQYTQLIARRIREIGVYCEIHAYDMPAEAIQAFNPKGVILSGSPESVTDTATNYRAPDCVFSLGVPVLGICYGMQTMAVQLGGKVESSNLREFGYAQIRARGHSRLLKDIADYVTPEGHGILDVWMSHGDKVTELPSNFTLIATSDNSPIAGMADESRQFYGVQFHPEVTHTKQGLHILQRFAHDICHCQALWNSLNIIEDSIKNIREQVGQDEVLLALSGGVDSSVVAMLLHRAIGQQLTCVFVDNGLLRLHEGEQVMAMFAQHLGIKVIRVDAEQRFLGVLQGVSDPEQKRKIIGNLFIQVFEEEAKRLDTEGHQRGAGFRWLAQGTIYPDVIESAGSKTGKAHVIKSHHNVGGLPEKMHLKLVEPLRELFKDEVRKLGLELGLPLEMVYRHPFPGPGLGVRILGEVKKEYADILRLADAIFIEELRKQGWYDKTSQAFAVFLPVRSVGVMGDARKYEYVVSLRAVETIDFMTARWAHLPYALLETLSNRIINEVSGISRVCYDVSSKPPATIEWE; encoded by the coding sequence ATGCAAAACATCCACGCTCATCGAATCCTGATTTTAGATTTTGGCTCACAATATACTCAATTAATTGCGCGTCGTATCCGCGAAATAGGCGTTTATTGTGAAATTCATGCTTATGATATGCCAGCAGAGGCTATTCAAGCATTTAATCCTAAAGGAGTTATCTTATCTGGCAGTCCTGAGTCAGTAACGGACACTGCCACAAACTATCGCGCGCCTGATTGTGTGTTTAGCTTGGGCGTACCTGTGTTAGGAATTTGTTATGGGATGCAAACAATGGCGGTGCAGTTAGGCGGTAAGGTGGAATCGTCTAATTTACGCGAGTTTGGGTATGCACAAATTCGTGCGCGGGGGCATTCGCGTTTGTTAAAAGACATTGCGGATTACGTTACGCCTGAAGGACATGGCATATTAGACGTGTGGATGAGTCATGGCGATAAAGTAACTGAATTACCAAGTAATTTTACACTAATCGCAACCAGTGATAATTCCCCCATTGCAGGCATGGCGGATGAAAGCCGTCAATTTTATGGGGTGCAATTTCACCCTGAAGTGACCCATACTAAGCAAGGATTGCATATTTTACAACGCTTTGCGCATGATATTTGTCACTGCCAAGCGTTATGGAATTCGCTTAATATTATTGAAGATAGTATTAAAAATATTCGTGAACAAGTTGGACAAGATGAAGTTTTACTGGCGTTGTCTGGTGGGGTTGATTCTTCTGTGGTAGCAATGTTGTTGCATCGGGCGATTGGTCAACAACTGACATGTGTTTTTGTCGATAATGGCTTGTTACGTTTGCATGAGGGTGAACAAGTCATGGCGATGTTTGCGCAACACTTGGGAATTAAAGTGATTCGAGTGGATGCGGAGCAACGTTTTTTAGGCGTGTTGCAAGGCGTAAGCGACCCTGAACAGAAGCGTAAAATTATTGGCAATTTATTTATTCAAGTTTTTGAAGAAGAAGCAAAACGCTTAGATACTGAAGGTCATCAACGTGGAGCTGGTTTTCGCTGGTTGGCGCAGGGGACGATTTATCCTGATGTGATTGAATCCGCAGGTTCCAAAACGGGTAAGGCGCATGTGATTAAATCTCATCATAATGTCGGTGGTTTACCCGAAAAAATGCACTTGAAGTTAGTTGAGCCATTACGTGAGTTATTTAAGGATGAAGTGCGGAAACTAGGGTTAGAACTGGGGCTACCGCTGGAGATGGTGTACCGTCACCCGTTCCCAGGCCCGGGCTTAGGGGTGCGAATTTTAGGTGAAGTGAAAAAAGAGTATGCGGATATTTTGCGTCTTGCCGATGCTATTTTTATTGAAGAATTGCGTAAACAGGGCTGGTATGACAAGACCAGTCAGGCTTTTGCTGTCTTTCTTCCTGTGCGTTCTGTTGGGGTTATGGGGGATGCACGGAAATATGAATATGTTGTGTCTTTGCGCGCTGTGGAAACCATTGATTTTATGACAGCTCGTTGGGCGCATTTGCCCTATGCGTTGTTGGAAACCTTATCCAATCGGATTATTAATGAGGTGTCTGGTATTTCGCGGGTTTGCTACGACGTGTCGAGTAAGCCACCTGCAACAATTGAATGGGAATAA
- a CDS encoding UDP-glucose dehydrogenase family protein yields MRISIFGSGYVGLVTGACLAEVGNHVICVDVDAQKVARLNQGHVPIHEPGLDDLIKNNMAEKRLEFTTDAIKAIAFSEVIFIAVGTPPDEDGSADLRYVLAVAQSIGQHLTEYKAIIDKSTVPVGTADKVRATVQAELNKRGVQQRFDVISNPEFLKEGAAIGDFMRPDRIIIGADNADVEELMHELYAPFNRNHDRLLIMDIRSAELTKYAANAMLATKISFMNEMANLAERVGADIEQVRLGIGSDPRIGFGFIYAGCGYGGSCFPKDVNALERTFREYGMEAQLLTAVSAVNQRQQQVMFAKIHNHFKGDLQGKRFALWGLAFKPNTDDMREAPSRPLMEALWQAGAQVQAYDPKAMDETRRIYGERADLTLCDSPEAALQGADALLVVTEWQVFRSPDFKLIHSQLKNPVIFDGRNLYNYNRLKKNGFSYYAIGRGDKV; encoded by the coding sequence ATGCGGATTAGTATTTTTGGGTCTGGCTATGTTGGATTAGTAACGGGGGCATGTTTAGCAGAAGTTGGCAACCATGTGATTTGTGTTGATGTTGATGCACAAAAAGTTGCCCGCTTAAATCAAGGGCATGTTCCTATTCATGAGCCGGGATTGGATGATTTAATTAAAAATAATATGGCAGAAAAACGGCTAGAATTCACAACCGATGCGATAAAGGCCATTGCATTTAGTGAAGTTATTTTTATCGCTGTAGGTACGCCCCCTGATGAAGACGGCTCTGCCGATTTACGCTATGTATTAGCTGTTGCGCAAAGCATAGGACAACATCTTACAGAATATAAAGCGATTATTGATAAATCCACCGTTCCCGTTGGCACTGCGGATAAAGTACGCGCAACTGTGCAAGCAGAACTAAACAAACGGGGCGTGCAACAACGGTTTGATGTGATATCTAACCCCGAATTTCTTAAGGAAGGTGCGGCCATTGGCGATTTTATGCGCCCTGACCGCATTATCATTGGTGCAGACAATGCCGATGTTGAAGAACTGATGCACGAACTGTACGCGCCATTTAATCGCAATCATGACCGCTTATTAATCATGGATATTCGCTCGGCAGAACTAACAAAATATGCGGCAAATGCCATGTTAGCCACCAAAATCAGCTTTATGAACGAAATGGCAAATCTTGCGGAACGTGTGGGCGCAGATATTGAACAAGTGCGATTAGGCATAGGCTCAGACCCCCGCATTGGATTTGGCTTTATTTATGCGGGCTGCGGCTATGGCGGTTCTTGTTTTCCAAAAGACGTAAATGCGTTAGAAAGAACATTCCGCGAATATGGAATGGAAGCCCAACTTTTAACAGCAGTCAGTGCAGTTAATCAGCGTCAACAACAAGTTATGTTTGCCAAAATTCATAACCATTTTAAAGGCGATTTACAAGGAAAACGGTTTGCATTATGGGGATTAGCGTTTAAACCCAACACAGACGATATGCGCGAAGCCCCCAGCCGTCCATTAATGGAAGCCTTGTGGCAAGCAGGTGCGCAAGTGCAAGCCTATGACCCAAAAGCAATGGATGAAACAAGGCGGATTTATGGTGAGCGCGCAGATTTAACCCTGTGCGACAGTCCTGAAGCCGCATTACAAGGGGCAGACGCGCTATTAGTCGTTACAGAATGGCAAGTTTTCCGTAGTCCTGACTTTAAACTGATTCACAGCCAGTTGAAAAACCCCGTTATTTTTGATGGACGAAATTTATATAACTACAACCGTTTGAAGAAAAACGGATTTAGTTATTATGCGATAGGACGCGGGGACAAAGTGTAA